A genomic window from Gemmatimonadota bacterium includes:
- a CDS encoding energy transducer TonB, with protein MMIRNKHADADLKAIYPKMMRRSTSLTLFLMVGLAILFPDMKIDSKPTKRSIEVVNVVDIPVIPDPPLPLERPKIPLETEDEDVPDDVTIADTELDFDAPVVDIPPPLQKGDVEVEEEILEFWIVEQKPELIKFVNPVYPEMARRAGLQGQVLVAFIVTREGRVTEPRVLKGPEIFRAAALEAVRQFQFKPAMQNDRGVAVRMTIPIRFSLH; from the coding sequence ATGATGATACGCAACAAACATGCAGATGCCGATTTGAAAGCAATTTATCCAAAGATGATGAGACGTTCTACTTCGTTGACGCTATTTCTGATGGTCGGATTGGCCATTTTGTTTCCAGATATGAAGATCGATTCTAAACCGACCAAAAGATCTATTGAGGTGGTCAATGTTGTAGATATTCCTGTGATACCGGATCCACCATTGCCTCTGGAAAGGCCCAAAATACCCCTTGAAACAGAAGACGAAGACGTGCCAGATGATGTGACCATTGCCGATACAGAACTGGATTTCGATGCACCTGTCGTCGATATCCCACCACCGCTGCAGAAGGGCGATGTGGAAGTCGAGGAAGAAATTTTGGAATTCTGGATCGTGGAACAGAAACCCGAGTTGATCAAGTTCGTGAACCCGGTTTATCCAGAGATGGCTCGCAGAGCGGGTTTGCAGGGCCAGGTGCTTGTGGCGTTTATAGTGACCAGAGAGGGGCGCGTGACCGAACCACGAGTCTTAAAAGGCCCCGAGATTTTTCGCGCTGCAGCCCTGGAGGCGGTCAGACAATTTCAGTTCAAGCCAGCCATGCAAAATGACAGAGGAGTTGCGGTACGCATGACCATCCCGATCCGTTTCAGTTTGCATTGA
- a CDS encoding DUF4837 family protein, whose protein sequence is MMGEWIDTIARLSVFYLLNGIWMGVLAAMIVAVLSRLRVPASLLHRLLWVAVIGVVIMPLFLVTPASYEAADESDARIPPTRVLDTNLASEASQPQIATPVKTRSILSTSSWPIVVWILWLVVACAMLVRIALRYCQMMRLKRSGKWAGKDLQARFERCKRRWIGSVDVGLRISDAIASPAVLGIFRQVVLIPQHLIPQLSASELEQILKHEIAHVQRRDALGILVQRLVEVFLWCNPGIWWLSRQLSLTREMACDDYAAHRGHNARDYAICLTRLTEMIGRVRPIGLGIINRHPNLVKRFEYLLNQRRPSLSHSAIWLAIFLFVCVIAVKIGPLIDVPGRAEAHLKISRWSKPLADVLIGNPLPRGIGLTSKIVIVADGATREKLKPVLEDLLLDPVLTPQPEYVFDLVYVSPEAFRDFRAYRNLILVSSANSILAKDLQPLFTGRSKNETVIHRDMWASDQIVVVVKADDPGVAEQVALNGDRIVSAIDASMSKWLETILYHAGENTEYSEALSRQFGWRLRVPVGYEVMDEYANENFVALARQVDRRQLWLWIYWEDGVHPDQLTPDWCLQKWDDVSSRFYGGDQTSSGEVNIYQTEFLGKLAVCLEGLWENTRAWQGGPFKSYALFDVAQNRFFLINMGIYAPNRTKALQMRQLDVLAHTFYPEDLRKGGY, encoded by the coding sequence ATGATGGGCGAATGGATTGATACCATTGCCCGGCTCAGCGTATTTTATCTGCTGAATGGGATCTGGATGGGGGTTTTGGCTGCAATGATTGTGGCAGTGCTCTCGCGTTTGCGCGTGCCTGCGTCTTTGTTGCACCGCCTGCTCTGGGTCGCCGTGATTGGTGTGGTAATTATGCCTCTGTTTCTCGTCACACCTGCATCATACGAGGCCGCAGATGAATCGGATGCAAGGATTCCTCCAACCAGGGTTCTGGATACCAATCTCGCCAGTGAGGCATCACAACCTCAAATTGCAACGCCTGTGAAAACCCGGTCAATCCTCAGCACATCTTCCTGGCCGATTGTCGTCTGGATTTTATGGCTGGTCGTTGCCTGTGCAATGCTCGTGCGGATTGCACTGAGATATTGTCAGATGATGCGGTTAAAGCGATCCGGAAAGTGGGCGGGAAAAGATCTTCAGGCCCGGTTTGAGCGGTGCAAACGCAGATGGATTGGCTCAGTGGATGTTGGTTTGCGAATTTCAGATGCTATTGCCAGCCCCGCAGTACTGGGTATTTTTCGCCAGGTCGTACTCATACCGCAACATCTCATACCGCAACTCTCAGCGTCTGAACTGGAGCAAATTCTCAAGCATGAAATCGCGCATGTTCAACGCCGAGATGCTCTCGGCATTCTGGTGCAGCGCCTCGTAGAAGTTTTTTTATGGTGCAATCCGGGCATCTGGTGGCTGAGTCGGCAACTGTCACTAACACGAGAAATGGCCTGCGATGATTATGCCGCGCATCGCGGTCACAATGCACGTGATTATGCGATCTGTCTGACGCGCCTGACAGAAATGATTGGCAGGGTGCGCCCAATAGGATTGGGCATCATAAATCGCCATCCGAATCTGGTAAAGCGCTTTGAATATCTGCTCAATCAGCGCCGCCCATCGCTGTCGCACAGTGCCATCTGGCTCGCGATATTTCTATTTGTCTGTGTCATTGCTGTAAAAATTGGTCCCCTCATTGACGTGCCCGGTAGAGCCGAAGCCCATCTGAAAATTTCTCGGTGGAGCAAACCGCTGGCAGATGTACTTATCGGCAATCCATTGCCCCGGGGCATTGGACTAACCAGTAAAATTGTGATTGTGGCCGATGGCGCAACCCGAGAAAAATTAAAACCAGTACTGGAAGATTTACTGTTAGACCCGGTATTGACGCCGCAACCCGAGTACGTATTTGATCTCGTATATGTCTCTCCTGAAGCGTTTCGGGATTTTCGGGCTTACCGCAATTTGATCCTTGTTTCATCTGCAAATAGTATTCTGGCGAAGGACTTACAGCCGCTGTTTACCGGGCGTTCCAAAAATGAGACAGTGATTCACCGCGATATGTGGGCATCTGATCAGATAGTCGTGGTCGTCAAAGCTGATGATCCGGGTGTAGCTGAACAAGTCGCGCTCAATGGCGACCGCATTGTGTCGGCGATTGATGCATCTATGTCGAAATGGCTCGAAACCATTCTGTATCACGCGGGAGAAAATACCGAGTATTCTGAAGCTCTATCACGGCAATTTGGCTGGCGCCTGCGGGTGCCGGTGGGCTATGAAGTAATGGATGAGTATGCAAATGAGAACTTTGTGGCACTGGCGCGTCAAGTAGATCGGCGACAATTGTGGTTGTGGATATATTGGGAAGATGGTGTACATCCCGATCAATTGACGCCAGATTGGTGCTTGCAGAAGTGGGACGACGTATCGAGCCGTTTTTATGGCGGTGATCAAACGTCGTCTGGGGAGGTAAATATTTACCAGACAGAGTTCCTGGGAAAATTGGCCGTCTGTCTGGAAGGACTGTGGGAGAATACACGCGCGTGGCAAGGTGGACCGTTTAAGAGTTACGCACTTTTTGACGTCGCTCAGAATCGCTTCTTTTTAATCAACATGGGGATCTATGCGCCTAACCGCACAAAAGCGCTTCAGATGCGACAACTCGATGTACTGGCTCACACCTTCTATCCTGAGGACCTGAGAAAGGGGGGATACTGA
- a CDS encoding BlaI/MecI/CopY family transcriptional regulator codes for MGRRRSPTLTDAELRLMRVIWDRGSATVSEVVNTLAGRESPAYSTVLTILRILEQKGYLRHEKEGRAFVYYPIVGREDAQRSAIQYLMSRFFDNSPETLVLNLVENEELDAQDLARIHKMIQKAEEDET; via the coding sequence ATGGGCAGACGAAGATCCCCTACTCTGACAGATGCCGAACTGAGATTGATGCGGGTTATTTGGGATCGCGGCTCGGCTACAGTGAGCGAGGTTGTCAACACACTCGCTGGACGTGAATCTCCGGCGTATAGCACGGTATTGACAATATTGCGCATTCTGGAACAGAAGGGTTATTTGCGGCATGAAAAAGAAGGCAGAGCTTTTGTGTATTATCCAATCGTGGGGCGAGAGGATGCACAGCGAAGCGCCATTCAGTATCTGATGAGTCGCTTTTTCGACAATTCGCCAGAAACTCTGGTACTCAATCTGGTGGAAAATGAAGAACTCGATGCGCAAGACCTTGCCCGCATTCACAAAATGATTCAGAAGGCAGAGGAGGATGAAACATGA
- a CDS encoding DUF1854 domain-containing protein has protein sequence MNLDPAAISLKKNGDKIEALIHGKTSFVDRLARAFPHSNPDQFVSLMDELGHEIGIIENPKKLDDTSRNLLEAELKAIYFVPTISAITSVVPKGTGSQWTVDTDDGEYTFRILGRDALKGNEPPAIEITDENGKRYKIDNYWDLDPESRDLTSDLLPDKVVKARYYTRSISSSRSGRGRGSSSRGGSSSGGSSGSSGMGGSIGIR, from the coding sequence ATGAACCTCGATCCCGCTGCCATCTCGCTGAAAAAAAATGGCGATAAAATTGAAGCTCTTATCCATGGGAAGACCTCATTTGTCGATCGCCTTGCCCGCGCGTTTCCCCACAGCAATCCCGATCAATTTGTCAGTTTGATGGACGAATTGGGGCACGAAATTGGCATTATTGAAAATCCCAAAAAACTCGACGATACTTCGCGCAATTTGCTCGAAGCCGAACTCAAAGCCATCTACTTTGTCCCGACCATCAGTGCCATAACTTCCGTCGTACCCAAAGGCACGGGCAGTCAGTGGACTGTTGATACCGACGATGGCGAATATACTTTCCGCATTCTGGGACGCGATGCTCTCAAGGGCAATGAACCGCCTGCAATTGAAATCACGGATGAAAATGGCAAGCGATACAAAATTGACAATTACTGGGATCTCGATCCGGAAAGCCGGGACCTGACTTCTGACCTGCTGCCCGATAAAGTTGTCAAGGCGCGCTATTACACCCGATCGATCTCGAGTAGTAGAAGTGGCAGAGGCAGAGGTTCGAGCAGTCGCGGTGGTAGTAGTAGTGGCGGTAGTAGCGGTAGTAGCGGCATGGGCGGATCGATTGGCATACGATGA
- a CDS encoding nucleoside monophosphate kinase yields the protein MYDTVLLFGPPGAGKGTWGSVLKQIPGLYHFSSGDMLRALDVNSQPGEMALASIRKGELVPDEFVVALWRERMLRLADFGDFKPDEQTLILDGLPRTLAQAQMADEDLNVKLIILLDCPDRDVLIKRLFGRALVAYRIDDANEQIIRKRFDVYDRQTIAVLEHYPKEIVQQIDVSQPSPKILRDIGQTLVDFLHT from the coding sequence ATGTATGATACTGTCTTATTATTTGGGCCCCCTGGTGCTGGCAAGGGCACATGGGGAAGTGTGTTAAAACAAATACCAGGTTTATACCATTTTTCAAGTGGCGATATGCTCAGGGCATTGGACGTCAATAGCCAGCCCGGGGAAATGGCTTTGGCGAGTATTCGCAAAGGCGAACTGGTGCCCGATGAATTTGTCGTTGCACTGTGGCGAGAACGCATGCTGCGCCTGGCTGATTTTGGCGATTTCAAGCCCGACGAACAGACATTGATTTTAGATGGCCTACCGCGCACACTGGCCCAGGCTCAAATGGCCGATGAAGACTTAAATGTAAAGTTGATCATCTTATTGGATTGTCCAGACCGCGATGTACTGATCAAACGCCTCTTTGGACGCGCGCTCGTGGCATATCGCATTGATGACGCAAATGAACAAATTATTCGCAAGAGATTCGATGTGTACGACCGTCAAACAATTGCTGTATTGGAGCATTATCCCAAAGAAATCGTGCAACAAATCGATGTATCACAACCTTCGCCAAAAATTTTGAGAGATATCGGTCAGACCCTGGTCGATTTTTTACATACATGA
- a CDS encoding phytanoyl-CoA dioxygenase family protein has protein sequence MGCLTAEQTAQFEEEGYLVVEGVLDPKTVLDPVIEEYTDVLDTLVRDLYEQEEISSLFEDLDFAERFVAVCIETGDVHKQYFDFSLPFQNVKPDTPFWAGQAVLNAFTAESLLDCVESLIGPEIYSNPVQHVRIKPPEHILPKNQFGNPVLGETIWHQDQGVVVPEADETNMLTVWFALEDVGIEQGPLKVVPGSHKHGLLTHCPSYFGNGPKTAGGRQIPESLFEAERMIPLPVKRGDVIFLPKCTVHGSLPNVSDKIRWSFDLRYNPIGQTTGREAFPGFVARSRKHPERELRDAKVWTQMWSDTRKAMSKINQDGQTDVPFGRWKEGHPDCA, from the coding sequence ATGGGTTGCCTAACTGCCGAGCAGACCGCACAGTTTGAAGAAGAAGGCTATCTGGTGGTGGAGGGCGTGTTGGATCCAAAAACCGTGTTGGATCCTGTGATTGAAGAATATACAGATGTACTCGACACCTTAGTCCGCGATCTTTACGAACAAGAAGAGATTTCTTCCTTGTTCGAAGACCTTGATTTCGCCGAGCGATTCGTCGCGGTCTGTATTGAAACGGGCGATGTACACAAACAGTATTTCGATTTCTCGCTACCATTTCAAAATGTGAAACCAGACACGCCTTTCTGGGCGGGACAGGCTGTTCTCAATGCCTTTACAGCTGAATCCCTGCTCGATTGTGTGGAATCGCTCATCGGACCAGAGATATACTCGAATCCCGTACAACATGTGCGGATTAAACCACCCGAGCATATTCTGCCCAAAAACCAGTTTGGAAATCCGGTTTTGGGAGAAACGATCTGGCATCAAGATCAGGGCGTGGTTGTACCAGAAGCAGATGAGACAAATATGTTGACCGTGTGGTTTGCACTCGAAGACGTCGGTATTGAACAAGGCCCTCTAAAAGTCGTACCCGGCAGCCACAAACACGGGCTTTTGACACATTGCCCATCGTATTTTGGAAATGGACCCAAAACAGCGGGTGGGCGCCAGATACCCGAATCGCTGTTTGAAGCCGAACGCATGATACCGCTACCGGTCAAACGGGGAGATGTCATTTTTCTTCCCAAGTGCACAGTACACGGATCGCTGCCCAATGTAAGCGATAAAATCCGCTGGAGCTTTGATCTGCGGTATAATCCCATCGGTCAAACGACTGGACGCGAGGCATTTCCGGGCTTTGTCGCGCGCAGCCGCAAACATCCAGAGCGCGAATTGAGAGATGCAAAAGTGTGGACCCAAATGTGGTCAGACACTCGAAAGGCGATGTCGAAAATCAATCAGGACGGACAGACCGATGTTCCCTTCGGGCGGTGGAAAGAAGGCCATCCCGATTGTGCCTGA
- a CDS encoding Gfo/Idh/MocA family oxidoreductase: MVGFGVIGLGMGRNRARLIKETAGADLRVVCDLHGDLAEEVAQELETDCVINMEHVFARDDVDVVMVMTPSGKHAQVGIEAAKAGKHVITTKPMDVSTEACDRLIAACEDAGVLCGVDYQSRYVDGNVKIATAIREGWLGKMILGEVRFKWFRNDEYFRHDDGWRGTWAMDGGGSLANQGAHLLDVLSWFMGDPVSVYGEIDIVNHEIETEDIGLAILNFENGAKGTILGTTTFPQSVYFSAEVHGTEGGILLHDVLNGEMTVYGTGLQEKLDSVENDIHSIVEDVVNAVTTGTPLSVDGREGRRTVALLEAVYQSAREGKPLKFK, from the coding sequence ATGGTCGGTTTCGGCGTTATTGGCCTGGGCATGGGGCGTAACAGGGCGCGGTTGATTAAAGAGACAGCCGGGGCAGATTTGAGGGTCGTGTGCGATCTGCACGGCGATCTGGCCGAGGAAGTGGCACAGGAATTGGAGACGGACTGCGTTATAAATATGGAACATGTGTTTGCGCGAGATGATGTGGATGTCGTGATGGTGATGACACCGAGCGGCAAACATGCCCAGGTTGGAATTGAAGCGGCAAAAGCGGGCAAGCATGTGATAACCACCAAACCCATGGATGTGAGCACCGAAGCGTGTGATCGGCTCATTGCGGCTTGTGAAGATGCCGGTGTGTTGTGCGGTGTAGATTATCAAAGCCGATACGTGGATGGCAATGTCAAGATAGCAACCGCGATTCGGGAAGGCTGGCTGGGCAAGATGATTTTGGGTGAAGTGCGTTTTAAGTGGTTCCGCAATGACGAATATTTTCGCCACGACGATGGTTGGCGCGGAACATGGGCTATGGACGGCGGCGGCTCATTGGCCAATCAGGGCGCGCATCTGCTCGACGTATTGAGCTGGTTTATGGGCGACCCGGTTTCCGTGTACGGTGAAATCGACATTGTAAATCACGAGATTGAGACCGAAGACATCGGGCTGGCAATCCTGAATTTCGAGAACGGGGCAAAAGGCACAATCCTGGGCACCACGACCTTTCCCCAGAGTGTGTACTTCAGCGCCGAGGTACACGGAACAGAAGGCGGCATTTTGCTACACGACGTTCTAAATGGCGAAATGACGGTTTACGGCACAGGGCTTCAGGAAAAACTCGACAGCGTAGAAAATGACATCCACAGTATTGTCGAAGACGTGGTAAATGCCGTGACCACAGGAACGCCCTTATCCGTAGATGGACGCGAAGGCCGCCGCACAGTAGCACTCCTCGAAGCGGTTTATCAATCCGCCCGTGAAGGCAAGCCCTTGAAGTTCAAGTGA
- a CDS encoding diacylglycerol kinase family lipid kinase codes for MSVQFSRVLFIANPHAGVHRNIRSRVIAACEKAGMDFALEVTQYAGHATELATSASEMGFDLVVAIGGDGTINEVGSALLGTEIPLGVVPAGSGNAFARALNLSLDPAKACRAFIQPEIRKLDVGRVGNALFFSTAGIGLDAVVAHRYANRTGRRGFLPYLVLTALSLLSYRPQTLRLRLDSDSEIERTPLFVVIANMPDFGGGATIAPQAMPDDGLLDVCVFTHPGWIRLVLNTYRLFNGTFDRMPGVEIFRAQKVHITREKSDWFQFDGEVGKGSKELIFEIMPGALTLVAAEQ; via the coding sequence ATGAGTGTGCAATTCTCTCGCGTGCTCTTCATTGCGAATCCACATGCAGGAGTACACCGCAATATTCGATCTCGCGTGATTGCCGCGTGTGAGAAAGCGGGGATGGATTTCGCCCTTGAAGTGACGCAGTACGCGGGGCACGCCACGGAATTGGCAACAAGCGCATCCGAAATGGGATTCGATCTGGTGGTCGCCATTGGAGGCGATGGCACCATTAACGAAGTTGGAAGCGCGCTACTCGGCACAGAGATACCCCTGGGAGTAGTACCCGCTGGATCGGGCAATGCGTTTGCGCGTGCGTTGAATTTATCTCTTGACCCGGCAAAAGCCTGTCGCGCTTTTATTCAGCCAGAGATTAGAAAACTCGATGTGGGGCGCGTGGGCAACGCCCTGTTTTTTTCTACGGCGGGTATTGGCTTAGACGCAGTGGTTGCCCATCGGTATGCAAACCGGACGGGGCGCCGCGGATTCTTGCCCTATCTGGTGCTCACTGCGCTGTCGCTTCTCTCATATCGCCCTCAGACATTGCGATTGAGATTGGATTCTGATAGTGAAATTGAGCGCACGCCTTTGTTCGTTGTCATAGCTAACATGCCAGACTTTGGAGGCGGCGCAACCATAGCCCCTCAAGCGATGCCAGATGATGGACTTCTCGATGTATGCGTGTTTACACATCCGGGGTGGATTCGCCTGGTGTTGAATACCTATCGACTTTTTAATGGCACTTTTGACCGCATGCCCGGCGTCGAGATATTTCGAGCCCAAAAAGTCCATATCACACGCGAGAAAAGTGATTGGTTTCAATTTGATGGCGAGGTTGGGAAAGGCTCCAAAGAACTGATATTTGAAATTATGCCCGGTGCGCTAACGCTGGTCGCAGCAGAACAATAG